A window of Selenomonas ruminantium subsp. lactilytica TAM6421 contains these coding sequences:
- the aroA gene encoding 3-phosphoshikimate 1-carboxyvinyltransferase, which yields MEKIQIEKARQGLQGEIVIPGDKSISHRSVMFSALGDTPVRIKNFLHAQDCMSTAACMEALGAKVEFISDTELIVTGNGLHGLTEPATILDAGNSGTTLRLLMGILAAQPFLSTFTGDASLHKRPMGRVIKPLSKMGAQIYGRENNAKLPITVVPAGKKLQGMHYDSPVASAQVKSAILLAGMFAEGETTVNEPFVSRDHTEQMLAAFGVKLKREGTAVTIQPVEKFTAPAEIEVPGDISSAAYWLVAGSIVPGSKLLLKNVGINPTRTGILDVLKDMGAKITLQNERTSGGEAAADMLVEYSELKGTTFGAEIMPRLIDEIPVIAVAALCAKGDTVITGAGELRVKETDRLMAIAKEFNKLAPGSIEEREDGLIIHGSAKLQHATAFSYDDHRIAMSLAILGAVGEGVAIENPECVNISYPEFYQTLEEIRK from the coding sequence TCAGGGCCTGCAAGGCGAAATCGTAATACCCGGTGACAAGTCAATTTCCCATCGCAGTGTGATGTTCTCTGCTTTGGGGGATACGCCGGTGCGTATCAAGAACTTCCTGCATGCTCAGGACTGCATGTCCACGGCAGCCTGCATGGAAGCTTTGGGCGCAAAAGTCGAATTCATCAGTGATACGGAGCTGATTGTCACGGGTAATGGCCTGCATGGTCTCACGGAACCGGCAACCATTCTGGATGCGGGCAATTCTGGCACCACCCTGCGCCTCTTGATGGGAATTTTGGCCGCGCAGCCGTTTTTGTCCACTTTTACGGGTGATGCCTCCCTGCATAAGCGCCCCATGGGCCGGGTAATCAAGCCCCTGTCTAAAATGGGCGCGCAGATTTATGGCCGGGAAAATAATGCCAAGCTGCCCATTACCGTAGTGCCCGCAGGTAAGAAACTGCAGGGCATGCACTATGACAGCCCTGTGGCCAGTGCCCAGGTGAAATCCGCCATCCTGCTGGCGGGCATGTTTGCCGAAGGGGAAACCACGGTGAATGAACCCTTTGTCTCCCGTGACCATACGGAGCAGATGCTCGCTGCCTTCGGTGTAAAGCTCAAGCGTGAGGGTACGGCTGTAACCATTCAGCCTGTGGAAAAGTTCACGGCGCCGGCAGAAATCGAAGTGCCTGGTGACATCAGCTCCGCCGCCTATTGGCTGGTGGCAGGCAGCATTGTACCCGGCAGCAAGCTGCTGTTGAAGAATGTGGGCATCAACCCCACCCGTACGGGCATCCTCGATGTGCTCAAGGATATGGGCGCTAAGATTACCCTGCAGAATGAGCGCACGAGCGGCGGGGAAGCCGCAGCGGATATGCTGGTGGAATACAGCGAACTCAAAGGCACCACCTTTGGGGCGGAAATTATGCCCCGCCTGATTGACGAGATTCCCGTTATTGCTGTGGCGGCTCTTTGCGCTAAAGGCGATACCGTTATCACTGGCGCTGGAGAATTGCGGGTGAAGGAAACCGACCGCCTGATGGCCATTGCCAAGGAATTCAACAAGCTGGCACCGGGGTCCATTGAAGAACGGGAAGATGGCCTTATTATCCATGGCAGTGCCAAACTTCAGCATGCCACAGCCTTTTCCTATGACGACCACCGCATTGCCATGTCTCTGGCTATCCTGGGGGCAGTGGGTGAAGGCGTCGCCATTGAAAACCCCGAGTGCGTGAATATCTCTTATCCTGAATTTTATCAGACTTTGGAGGAAATCAGAAAATGA
- the cmk gene encoding (d)CMP kinase: protein MKNLVVAIDGPAGAGKSTVAQLAAKKLGYTYIDTGAMYRAVAWKTLQQQKEVTDELILEVVKDIDVDLQYKDGKTTVAVDGTDVTGQIRTPEVSAIVSQVAALGPVREKMVDLQRKMGERGSVLMDGRDIATNVLPNADVKIFLTASIEERARRRHKELTEKGYEIDMEKMKADIAARDKADSEREISPLVQAEDATLLDTTGLSIDEVVERILAMCK from the coding sequence ATGAAGAACTTAGTAGTAGCAATCGACGGCCCTGCCGGCGCAGGCAAGAGCACGGTGGCGCAATTAGCCGCCAAAAAGCTGGGCTATACCTATATCGACACTGGCGCCATGTACCGCGCTGTGGCCTGGAAAACCCTCCAGCAGCAGAAAGAAGTCACCGACGAGCTGATTCTCGAAGTGGTCAAGGATATTGATGTAGATCTTCAGTACAAGGATGGCAAGACTACTGTAGCTGTGGATGGTACTGATGTTACCGGGCAGATCCGTACGCCGGAAGTCAGCGCTATTGTATCTCAGGTGGCTGCCCTCGGTCCTGTTCGTGAGAAAATGGTAGACCTTCAGCGCAAGATGGGGGAGCGGGGTAGTGTGCTTATGGATGGCCGCGATATTGCCACCAACGTCCTGCCCAACGCCGATGTGAAGATTTTCCTGACCGCTTCCATCGAGGAACGTGCCCGCCGCCGCCACAAGGAGCTCACGGAAAAGGGATACGAAATCGACATGGAAAAGATGAAGGCCGATATCGCTGCCCGGGACAAGGCCGACAGCGAACGGGAAATCAGCCCTTTGGTGCAGGCAGAGGATGCAACGCTGCTGGATACCACAGGCCTGTCCATCGACGAAGTTGTTGAGCGCATCCTTGCTATGTGCAAATGA
- a CDS encoding MBL fold metallo-hydrolase has translation MILQVTVTKYLPTNVYFYVDEESKHGFIIDPGAEADKLKKVAEERGFVMEKILLTHGHFDHIAAVNELQEAWGAEVYMQEKGKIYAENPAWNLSDQLGKDIILHDVNYLPDNAVITLKDKPDFRLQLRHVPGHTSDGCIYYSEQDGVAFVGDCVFRESYGRTDLPGGDEETLLSKITERILTLPKETVLLSAHSEETTVEHEMKMPWYAGRLK, from the coding sequence ATGATTTTGCAGGTTACAGTCACGAAATATCTGCCTACCAATGTTTATTTCTACGTCGATGAGGAAAGCAAGCACGGTTTCATCATCGATCCGGGAGCCGAAGCCGATAAACTCAAGAAAGTGGCGGAGGAACGCGGTTTTGTCATGGAAAAGATCCTGCTGACGCATGGCCACTTTGACCATATCGCTGCCGTAAATGAGCTGCAGGAAGCCTGGGGGGCTGAGGTCTATATGCAGGAGAAGGGCAAAATCTACGCTGAGAATCCTGCCTGGAATCTCTCGGATCAGTTAGGGAAGGACATTATCCTGCATGATGTGAATTATCTGCCGGATAATGCCGTAATCACCTTGAAGGACAAGCCTGATTTCCGGTTGCAGCTCCGTCATGTTCCCGGACATACCAGTGATGGCTGCATCTATTACAGTGAACAGGATGGCGTGGCTTTTGTTGGCGACTGCGTGTTCCGTGAGAGCTATGGCCGCACTGATTTGCCCGGCGGCGATGAGGAAACCCTGCTGAGCAAGATCACAGAGCGTATTCTTACGCTGCCCAAGGAAACAGTGCTTTTGAGTGCCCATTCCGAAGAAACCACGGTGGAGCATGAAATGAAAATGCCCTGGTACGCAGGACGACTGAAATAA
- a CDS encoding lysophospholipid acyltransferase family protein has protein sequence MLYSLLQLIFGLFFKLFFRAEIYGRENMPKDGAVILAANHMSNWDPPLVATFLHRPVSYMAKIELFKNPIFGRAITACHAFPVKRGAADRGAIKAAMQVLKEGRCLGLFPEGTRSRTGKLGKAEAGVGLIAAMSKAPIVPAAIIGTDKIFANGGHFPKLKVIYGEPMKFEGDHKDKEALAAFSQSIMDKIAAMKAEYQD, from the coding sequence ATGTTATATAGTTTATTGCAATTGATATTTGGCTTGTTCTTCAAATTATTTTTCCGCGCAGAGATCTACGGCCGGGAAAATATGCCCAAGGACGGTGCCGTGATTCTGGCCGCCAACCATATGAGTAACTGGGATCCGCCATTGGTGGCTACGTTCCTGCATCGGCCGGTCAGCTATATGGCCAAGATTGAACTTTTCAAGAATCCCATCTTTGGCCGGGCGATCACCGCCTGCCATGCTTTCCCCGTAAAGCGTGGTGCTGCCGATCGTGGCGCCATCAAGGCTGCCATGCAGGTCTTGAAAGAGGGCCGTTGCTTAGGGCTGTTTCCGGAAGGCACCCGCAGCCGCACGGGTAAATTGGGCAAGGCTGAAGCAGGTGTGGGGCTGATTGCCGCCATGAGCAAGGCTCCCATCGTTCCCGCCGCCATTATCGGCACGGATAAGATTTTTGCCAATGGGGGACACTTCCCGAAACTCAAGGTCATCTACGGCGAGCCAATGAAATTTGAAGGCGACCATAAGGATAAGGAAGCGCTGGCAGCATTCTCCCAGAGCATCATGGATAAGATTGCCGCGATGAAAGCTGAATATCAGGACTGA